Below is a genomic region from Treponema sp. OMZ 798.
GCTGTCGCCGCCTCCCAATCGGTCGACTACCTGCATTGTATATTTTTTGCTGAAATAGGCTTTACCTTCGGTGTAAAGCATTGCAGACCAGTTGTTTTCGCTTGCTGATGTTGATTCCCTCAAGGTTATTCCTACCTTTTTAAAGCCGAAAGTTTTACACAGTTCTGAAGCAACTTCCTCATAGCCATTTTCGTTCAGCTTGCCCGAATTTACATCAGTATTTTTTGAGGTGATTCCGAAAACTTTCTCAGCGTCTTCTTCATTTGAAATACAGATATCGACAAACTCGCAGATACGGCTCATTGTTTTTTTTGCTTCCTCGGTGCTCCACAGTTTTTTGCGGTAATTTAGGTCGCATGAAACGGTAATTCCCATTGTTCTTGCCGTCTTGCAGGCTTCAAGGCAAATTTCGGCGGCGTTTTTGCTTAGGGCAGGGGTGATCCCCGTAAAATGGAACCATGAGGCTCCTTTGAAAATCTCTTTCCAGTTAAAGTCATTCGGTGAGGCTTCGGCAATTGCAGAATTGGCCCTGTCGTATATTACTTTGGATGCCCGCTGAGAGGCTCCTTTTTCCAAAAAATAGATACCTACTCGGTTTCCTCCGCGGATTATGCCTGAAACATCTACACCGTACCGGCGTAAGGAGTTTACTGCTGCCTGACCGATTTCGTGGGAGGGGAGTTTTGTTATGTATGAGGACTCCATTCCGAAGTTGGCTAAAGAAACGGCAACATTAGCTTCCGCCCCTCCGAAGACCAAGTCTAAGGTGTCGGCTTGAACAAAGCGGTTGAATCCTGTAGGGGATAGGCGTAGCATTATTTCACCCATTGTTACAACCCTCGGTGTTTTATTTGAAGATAGATGCTGTGCAGTCTTTGATGTTTTTGAATCGGAAGATGAGGCTGTTTTTTTAGGATTACGGGCTTCTTTTACCTTTTTTAAGGCAAGAACCGATTCTTCTTCTATTTTTTTAAAATTACCTGATTCTATAAGCTCTTTTGAAACCATCCAGCTTCCGCCACAAGCAATAACCTTAGAGAAGGCTGCATATTCTGCAATATTTTGGGCGTTTATTCCGCCTGTCGGCATGAATTTTATGTTCGGATAGGGGGCTGAAAGAGCCTTTACAAATTTTAAGCCTCCGGCAGCCTCAGCCGGGAAGAATTTTACGGTATTAAGGCCGAAACTCATGGCTTGTTCTATTTCTCCGGCTGTGGAAACTCCCGGGATTACCGGATATCCTGATTTGACGCAGTGTTCTACAACCTTGGGGTTTAATCCGGGGCTTACGATGAACTTGGCTCCCGCAGCAATAGCCTTGTCGGCTTGTTCGGGCGATAAGACCGTCCCTGCTCCTACAAGAAAATCGGGAAAGTTTTTTGAAAAAATTTGAATAGCTTTTTCGGCTGCTTCCGTTCTAAATGTGATTTCGGCACAAAGAAGACCGGCATTAGATAGCGATTTCCCCAACTGGAGAGCATCTTTTTCATCTTCTAAAACTATGACCGGCACAATCCCTATTTTTTCGATTTTCTGCAAGATTTTGTTCATAAAAGCCTCTTTGTAAGTTTATTTTGCCCTTTATAATTTATATCGGAATATTCTACTATAAATCTTATTATTTGTTGGTTAAAGTAGAAAAAACTATTAAATATTCAAAAAAATATGTATAATGATGCCCGGAAATCAATTTTACTAAAACCTGCCGATAATGTAGGTATGGAAAAGCGAAAATATATTTGATTACTTCAGCGACATCAAAATAATCAGCAATCACGACGGATATTTTTACAGCGTAAACGAAGCTTTAAAAATATTATTACTTGGCTTTCTTTGCGGACGTAAAAACATTAGAGAAATACACGAGTGGGCAACTGAAGATATTATAAAAGAAAAACTTAGCAAAGAATTCGGCATAGAGAAAATACCTTGCTATTATTGGCTAACCTGTCTACTTAAATTGATAAACATAGACTCATTAAACGAATGTTTTATGAATATGGCTGAAGCTCTTATCAAAGAATACGGTACAGAAAAACCTCTTACAATAGCAATAGACGGAAAAACTATCCGTTCAACAGATAAAATGAGCAGCTATGAAAGTCCGTTACACATAGTTTTAAGCTCAGGTTGCCGAATTTGATATAACATTGGCACAAAAATGTGTTAAAGGAAAGACAAATGAGATACCAACCGTTCAAGCTCTTATAAAAACTCTTAATATAAAAGGGCATATAATTGTTGCAGATGCCTTAAATTGTCAAAAAGAAACAACAAAAATCATAAAAGAAGGAAAAGGGGACTATTTATTATCTGTAAAAGGAAACCAACCTTTACTAAAAACGGATATTGAAGAATATGTTCAAGATGAAATTTTAAGACAACAAATGGACACGGCTTGTACGAGTGAAAAAAATCGTGAAAGAGTTGAAAAGCGAACAGCCTTCTGTACAACCAATTTAGGTTGGATGGATAATAAAAAAGAATGGGAAGGGTTAAGTTGTATTGGAGCTATTCATTCAGAGTTTAAGAGTAAGAAAGAAAAATCTGATTGATGAGGCATTATTATATTTCAAGTAGAAAACTTACAGCTGAAGAACTATTGGAGATAGCAAGAAAAGAATGGGCTGTAGAAACCATGCATTGGTTATTAGATGTTCATTTTAGAGAAGACTTTTGCCGGCTTTTAGATAAAAATCTACAACAAGCATTGAACATAGGACGAAAAGTAGCATTAAATTTGATATCGAGATACAAACAAAAAAATGCACCTAAAGCTTCTTTGTCACACATTATGTTTAAAGCTCTCATGGATATATCTTTTATCAAAAAAATATTACAAAATTGATTTCCGTGATAATGATGATGCCGAGGTTGACATAAATGTGAAAAAATGGTAATAATTTACAATAAATAATTTAAGGAGAGACTTATGAAAAAGGTTGCTTTAGTTTTGTTTGTTGTACTTGCTGCTCTTTTAATTGTATCATGTTCAACAGTTAAACCGGTTGCAGGTGCTACAGGAATTGTAGGAAGAAAGACCGGTGAAGCTTCTCAGGCATTCTTTGGTCCTTATCCCATGAAAGGTGAGGGAGGAATCGCTCAGGCTGCCAAGAACGGCGGCATCACAAAAGTAGGAACAGTTGATATTAGAATTGACTATCCTGCAAGTCCTGCTATTCCCTATTATATCGTAACCACAGTTGTTACAGGGGAATAAGTTTTTTTAGCTTTAACGGCTTCACTTTTTGATAGTGAGGCCGTTTTTTTAGATTGTATGAAAAAATATTTTTTTATTTTAATACCTTTTTTAATGTTATTTTCTTCGTGCTTGACCGGTCCTTCAGGAAAAGAGAAGGTTATAACGGCTTATATGGAATCGGGTAATATAAAGTATTATATTCGTCCGGGTAAAATGGTGTTACAAAATGAAAAAGATACATCAAGCCATGTGATGGCCGATTTTACCTATCAAATGAGACAGAGAGAATATGTTTCGGATGCCTATTTTAATTTTACCTTAAATAATAAAGCAGATGCATTTGTTTTAAAAGCTTATTTTGTTTTAAACTCTGATGAAACCATAGAGCTTTTTGAGCTTAATACTCTGGATAGAAATCTATCTTTGGGGTACATAAGGGTTTCCACGGTTCTTAAAAAAGAAAAGATTAAAGATGTTTTAGAATCTTTGCATAAAGGTGAGGCTGTTTTGAAGGTGGAGCTTGATAATAATACCGAAAAGGAATTTATAGCTTCACAAGATTTAATAATCCGTATTGAAGAAGCTTTTTATAAATAACCATTAACCTATTGACAATATCTAATATTAGAGTATCATCTGTAAAATATCTATTGTTATGAATATGTTTATTGTATGCAAGATCTTTGCTTCTGGGGTAAGTGTGTGAAAAAGTTTGTTCTAGTTTCTATCTGTACCTTTTTTTTTTCTTCATGTATAAAACCTTATAATTCTGTGCCTAATCCTGTGGTCAAGGGTGTTTTTGACGCAGAAAATATTGCCGTAGGCGATATACAGGTTCTTGAAGGGGAGTGGATTTTTATTCCAAATAAATTTGTAGACCCTCTGGAAGATTTCGGTAAATATAGCCGTTATGAAAATATAAATACATCTTGGCATAAGTATGGAGACGGGCTGTCTGTTTACGGATATGGAACCTATGCCTTAAAAATAAAAAACCTTTCTTCAAACGGTGTATATGCAATAAAAACGGCAACGGTTTCTTCAGCCTTTATTGCATACCTTGAAGGTAAGGAAATTTATAGAAGCGGTGTTGTAGGTAATTCCCGCAAATTTGAAACCTTTAATTGGGATGCTCCGTTTATTACCCTTCCGACCTTTGGAAAGGAAGATGTAACATTAGTTTTTCATGTGTCTAATTTTAGTGATAATAAGGCCGGATTTTTAAAGCCCATAGAATTCGGTTTTTACTCTACCCTTTTAAATGCAAAAAATGCAAGCGTTTTAACTCTTACTATATTGGCCGGTATACTTTTGTTGGCTGCTGCATTTTTTATTTCTCTTTCTATTTTTTATCCTAAAGAAAAACAATCCCTTTATTTCGGTTTGTTGGCCGCTAATTTTTGTTTAAGGATTTGCTGCTATGATGAATTTTTACTTACAACAATAATACCCGGTATCAGCGGAGAAGCTCTTTTTAAAATAGGCTATATAACACTTTCATTGGGGATTATTTTTGTATCATTTTTTATACATAACCTTTTTAGCAAAATAAAAAGCAGATATTGGGTTGTTATGCTTTTTCCCGGAATATTGTACATTATCATAAATATTTTTGCGCCCATGAGAGTTTCTGCTATCCTTCTTCAGCCGGCTCAAATATATGTTCTATTGTTTGCCGCATATAATATAATAGTCGTCATCAGGTCTGCTTTAAAAAAAGATACATCGGCTATTCTTTTTTTGACGGGATTTTCAATTTTTTTAATTTTAGGCATAAGGGATATTTTAATTGCAAATAGGATTATACAGGGCTTTTTTCTATCACATATAGGAGTTTTAGTCTTGTTGATTCCGATGGCTATTGTTGTTTTGAATAATTTTAGGGACAGCTCTAATAGGGTTATCGGAATTACGAAGCAGATAGAAGCTACAAACGAAGCTCTTGCAAAATTTGTTCCTAACGAATTTATGAGCTTTTTAAGAAAAAAACACGTTGATATTAAGTTGGGGGATAATATTTTAAAAGACATGTATATAGCCTTTATTCATTTAGGTGTTTATACAGGCTTGGAAACCGAAAAAGAAAGGTTGAGTCTTCTTAGAATTTATAATGATACTCTTGCAAATATCAATCCTATTATTCAGGCCCATAACGGATTTATTGACAAATACTTGA
It encodes:
- a CDS encoding ISAs1 family transposase is translated as MAQKCVKGKTNEIPTVQALIKTLNIKGHIIVADALNCQKETTKIIKEGKGDYLLSVKGNQPLLKTDIEEYVQDEILRQQMDTACTSEKNRERVEKRTAFCTTNLGWMDNKKEWEGLSCIGAIHSEFKSKKEKSD
- a CDS encoding KHG/KDPG aldolase/sugar kinase fusion protein, with protein sequence MNKILQKIEKIGIVPVIVLEDEKDALQLGKSLSNAGLLCAEITFRTEAAEKAIQIFSKNFPDFLVGAGTVLSPEQADKAIAAGAKFIVSPGLNPKVVEHCVKSGYPVIPGVSTAGEIEQAMSFGLNTVKFFPAEAAGGLKFVKALSAPYPNIKFMPTGGINAQNIAEYAAFSKVIACGGSWMVSKELIESGNFKKIEEESVLALKKVKEARNPKKTASSSDSKTSKTAQHLSSNKTPRVVTMGEIMLRLSPTGFNRFVQADTLDLVFGGAEANVAVSLANFGMESSYITKLPSHEIGQAAVNSLRRYGVDVSGIIRGGNRVGIYFLEKGASQRASKVIYDRANSAIAEASPNDFNWKEIFKGASWFHFTGITPALSKNAAEICLEACKTARTMGITVSCDLNYRKKLWSTEEAKKTMSRICEFVDICISNEEDAEKVFGITSKNTDVNSGKLNENGYEEVASELCKTFGFKKVGITLRESTSASENNWSAMLYTEGKAYFSKKYTMQVVDRLGGGDSFAAALICAELKGFSPQAQIDFASAASCLKHSINGDFNQVSFDEVLTLAQGDASGRVQR
- a CDS encoding adenylate/guanylate cyclase domain-containing protein, producing MKKFVLVSICTFFFSSCIKPYNSVPNPVVKGVFDAENIAVGDIQVLEGEWIFIPNKFVDPLEDFGKYSRYENINTSWHKYGDGLSVYGYGTYALKIKNLSSNGVYAIKTATVSSAFIAYLEGKEIYRSGVVGNSRKFETFNWDAPFITLPTFGKEDVTLVFHVSNFSDNKAGFLKPIEFGFYSTLLNAKNASVLTLTILAGILLLAAAFFISLSIFYPKEKQSLYFGLLAANFCLRICCYDEFLLTTIIPGISGEALFKIGYITLSLGIIFVSFFIHNLFSKIKSRYWVVMLFPGILYIIINIFAPMRVSAILLQPAQIYVLLFAAYNIIVVIRSALKKDTSAILFLTGFSIFLILGIRDILIANRIIQGFFLSHIGVLVLLIPMAIVVLNNFRDSSNRVIGITKQIEATNEALAKFVPNEFMSFLRKKHVDIKLGDNILKDMYIAFIHLGVYTGLETEKERLSLLRIYNDTLANINPIIQAHNGFIDKYLTEGLMVLFYGSADDVIKCMLEIKSIVQFENMDREISKLPKIDLAVGIHYGRLMLGTIGEEERMDSTVISDVVNVASRLHFYALKKGVNIFISEVVKKNVINLPLNEVKFEYNGLVRFRGKDEPVRIYEVKKL
- a CDS encoding TRL-like family protein produces the protein MKKVALVLFVVLAALLIVSCSTVKPVAGATGIVGRKTGEASQAFFGPYPMKGEGGIAQAAKNGGITKVGTVDIRIDYPASPAIPYYIVTTVVTGE